A DNA window from Halorubrum sp. DM2 contains the following coding sequences:
- the serB gene encoding phosphoserine phosphatase SerB: MSLIAFDFDGTLSDSEMTVLLAERAGVTDEVAEITERAMNDEMSYAESLYRRAELLEGLSEADVADAFDAVRIRPGAARLIERLRDEGHHVAVLTGGFERGVEAALEREGVAVDTIVANRLPTGADGALTGAAEGPLIEGTKDDALADLAAEVGVPMDDTVAVGDGANDLPMLEVAGLAVGFVPKSAVRPVCDAVVASMYRLGKVLEAHGVLAAE, translated from the coding sequence ATGAGTCTCATCGCGTTCGACTTCGACGGGACGCTCTCCGACTCCGAGATGACGGTGCTGCTCGCCGAGCGGGCGGGCGTCACCGACGAGGTCGCCGAGATCACCGAGCGGGCGATGAACGACGAGATGAGCTACGCGGAGAGCCTCTACCGGCGCGCGGAGCTGCTGGAGGGCCTCTCGGAGGCGGACGTCGCGGACGCCTTCGACGCGGTGCGGATCCGGCCCGGCGCGGCGCGGCTCATCGAGCGCCTGCGCGACGAGGGACACCACGTCGCCGTGTTGACCGGCGGGTTCGAACGCGGCGTCGAGGCGGCGCTGGAACGGGAGGGGGTCGCCGTCGACACGATCGTCGCGAACCGCCTGCCGACCGGGGCGGACGGGGCGCTCACCGGCGCGGCCGAGGGACCGCTCATCGAGGGGACGAAAGACGACGCGCTGGCGGACCTGGCGGCCGAGGTCGGCGTGCCGATGGACGACACGGTGGCCGTCGGCGACGGCGCGAACGACCTGCCGATGCTGGAGGTCGCGGGCCTCGCCGTCGGCTTCGTCCCGAAGTCCGCGGTTCGGCCCGTCTGCGACGCCGTCGTCGCCTCCATGTACCGGCTCGGGAAGGTGCTGGAGGCGCACGGCGTGCTCGCGGCGGAGTAA
- a CDS encoding magnesium transporter — MSIETTDVREAIAMSPEPATEFASLPRRERRDVFFALPESVREAVATGMDRSQLETFVDPLDPDEVTDVLGYVDEETREAVLTGLDESRREKVNFLLSFDPESAAGVMTLDYVTVDAGRSFEAVTERVRRFEERTGQVPTIFVTNGDELLGELPGAALSVADASESITDHLVETPSVRYDREDEEVLEVFRRNSERTVAVLDEENDVLGVIHADDLLRLIDEAAGETLYEFTGVAEEESVLDGPVEKVRRRYKWLILNLGTAFMAAAVVGLFESTIAAVAILAAYMPVVAGMGGNAGTQSMAVTVRGISLGQVSLATGKRVVANEAIAGAVNGLITGALVAVIATAFSYGDFGVLLGAVIGVSMVANLVIAGFFGALTPLVLDKLGYDPATSATIFITTATDVLGFLFFLGLARAVLL, encoded by the coding sequence ATGAGCATCGAGACGACCGACGTACGGGAGGCGATCGCGATGTCGCCGGAGCCGGCGACGGAGTTCGCGTCGCTGCCGCGGCGCGAGCGGCGCGACGTCTTCTTCGCGCTCCCCGAGAGCGTCAGGGAGGCGGTCGCGACCGGGATGGACCGGTCGCAGTTGGAGACCTTCGTCGACCCGCTCGACCCGGACGAAGTCACCGACGTGCTCGGCTACGTCGACGAGGAGACGCGCGAGGCGGTCCTCACCGGTCTCGACGAGAGCCGGCGCGAGAAGGTCAACTTCCTGCTGTCGTTCGATCCCGAGAGCGCGGCCGGCGTGATGACCCTCGATTACGTCACCGTCGACGCCGGCCGGTCGTTCGAGGCGGTGACGGAGCGGGTGCGGCGCTTCGAGGAACGAACCGGGCAGGTGCCGACGATATTCGTCACCAACGGCGACGAGCTGCTCGGCGAACTGCCGGGCGCGGCGCTCTCGGTCGCGGACGCCTCGGAGTCGATCACCGACCACCTCGTGGAGACGCCGTCGGTCAGGTACGACCGCGAGGACGAGGAGGTACTGGAGGTGTTCCGCCGGAACAGCGAGCGGACCGTGGCGGTGCTCGACGAGGAGAACGACGTCCTCGGCGTGATCCACGCCGACGACCTCCTGCGGCTGATCGACGAGGCGGCGGGCGAGACGCTCTACGAGTTCACCGGCGTCGCGGAGGAAGAGAGTGTCCTCGACGGGCCGGTCGAGAAGGTGCGGCGGCGGTACAAGTGGCTCATCCTCAACCTCGGCACCGCGTTCATGGCCGCGGCGGTGGTCGGCCTGTTCGAGTCGACGATCGCCGCCGTCGCGATCCTCGCCGCGTACATGCCGGTCGTCGCCGGGATGGGCGGCAACGCGGGCACGCAGTCGATGGCGGTCACCGTCCGGGGCATCTCGCTCGGACAGGTGTCGCTGGCGACCGGAAAGCGCGTCGTCGCGAACGAGGCGATCGCCGGCGCGGTCAACGGGCTCATCACCGGCGCGCTCGTGGCCGTCATCGCGACCGCCTTCTCGTACGGCGATTTCGGGGTCCTATTGGGCGCTGTGATCGGCGTGTCGATGGTGGCGAATCTCGTCATCGCGGGCTTCTTCGGCGCGCTCACGCCCCTCGTCTTGGACAAGCTCGGCTACGATCCCGCCACGTCGGCGACGATATTCATCACGACCGCGACCGACGTGCTGGGCTTCCTCTTCTTCCTCGGGCTGGCGCGGGCGGTGCTGCTGTAG
- a CDS encoding lycopene cyclase domain-containing protein: MLPTLTYLQFHLVFSLPVLALLWYLAPRYEAVRQRRATVGIAILVAIAYLYTTPWISYMIRQGAWSYADGAVLVRALSIPLGEYLFFTIQTVVTAFALHLIGFDPTFREGDFDRGPRVAGVLAGVAMVVGGLWLTTLDPSYLYLGGLVAWVGPVVALQWAVGGGYLVRTPRMWLAATLLPAAYFWVADRIAIGMGTWSISAEYTTGVAVLGLPIEEMLFFAAAGVMTVNGLVLFEWVLDWNDRRGSVAESVPSGGAERDVPGPEPPADPDPDVVDD; this comes from the coding sequence ATGTTACCGACGCTGACGTATCTCCAGTTCCACCTCGTCTTCAGTCTCCCCGTGCTGGCGCTGCTGTGGTATCTCGCGCCGCGGTACGAGGCCGTCCGCCAGCGGCGGGCGACGGTCGGGATCGCCATCCTCGTCGCCATCGCGTACCTCTACACGACGCCGTGGATCAGCTACATGATCCGGCAGGGCGCGTGGTCGTACGCCGACGGAGCGGTACTCGTCCGGGCGCTGTCGATCCCCCTCGGCGAGTACCTCTTTTTCACCATTCAGACCGTCGTCACCGCGTTCGCGCTCCACCTGATCGGGTTCGACCCGACGTTCCGCGAGGGAGACTTCGACCGCGGTCCCAGAGTCGCCGGCGTCCTCGCGGGCGTCGCGATGGTGGTCGGAGGGCTCTGGCTGACGACGCTCGACCCCTCGTACCTCTACCTCGGCGGCCTGGTCGCGTGGGTCGGCCCGGTCGTCGCGCTCCAGTGGGCGGTCGGCGGCGGCTACCTCGTCCGCACGCCGCGGATGTGGCTCGCCGCGACGCTGCTCCCCGCCGCCTACTTCTGGGTCGCGGACCGGATCGCGATCGGGATGGGAACGTGGAGCATCTCCGCCGAGTACACGACCGGCGTCGCCGTGTTGGGCCTCCCAATCGAGGAGATGCTGTTCTTCGCCGCCGCCGGAGTGATGACCGTCAACGGGCTGGTGCTGTTCGAGTGGGTGCTCGACTGGAACGACCGCCGCGGGAGCGTCGCGGAGTCGGTCCCGTCGGGAGGGGCGGAGCGCGACGTACCCGGCCCGGAACCGCCCGCCGACCCAGACCCCGACGTGGTCGATGACTGA
- a CDS encoding Brp/Blh family beta-carotene 15,15'-dioxygenase, translating into MTEAASTGATESRPSEVGGRDPEVTPSGERGETESASERVDRWFARRPAVALAALVPIGAVTPLFPVEVGVATFALGTLVVGMAHGAVDHLVPLRAAPNVSLRRSIAVVSVVYAVLGGAVVAAFFVAPVAAFVGFIALTWLHWGQGDVATLSIAGVDHLPTSAERWLALVVRGGLPMGVPLLAHPEEYRLVAEWIVGLFLVGPGAAATAVDPLFAPAVRVGVGVGMAAATLASVGLGYRRVRARGGDGERRDPAGWRRDVGELAVLWAWFLLAAPVFAIGVYFALWHALRHVGRLVLVDPEAASAASAGDAVGALARFGRDAAPLTLGGFLVVGAVGASVPAGVAAPGDLLAVSLVAIAAMTLPHVVVVAWLDRRQGVWRPGVAR; encoded by the coding sequence ATGACTGAGGCGGCGTCGACGGGCGCGACCGAGTCCCGTCCGAGCGAGGTCGGCGGCCGCGATCCCGAGGTGACGCCCTCGGGCGAGCGGGGCGAAACCGAGTCCGCGAGCGAGCGGGTCGACCGGTGGTTCGCGCGACGCCCCGCGGTGGCGCTGGCCGCGCTGGTCCCGATCGGTGCCGTGACCCCCCTGTTTCCGGTCGAAGTCGGCGTCGCGACGTTCGCGCTCGGGACGCTCGTCGTGGGGATGGCGCACGGCGCGGTCGACCACCTCGTCCCGCTCCGGGCCGCGCCGAACGTGTCGCTGCGGCGGTCGATCGCGGTCGTCTCCGTCGTCTACGCGGTCCTCGGCGGGGCGGTCGTCGCCGCGTTCTTCGTCGCGCCGGTCGCGGCGTTCGTCGGCTTCATCGCGCTCACGTGGCTTCACTGGGGGCAGGGCGACGTGGCGACGCTGTCGATCGCGGGCGTCGACCACCTACCCACGTCGGCGGAGCGGTGGCTCGCGCTCGTCGTCCGCGGCGGCCTCCCGATGGGCGTCCCGCTCCTCGCGCACCCCGAGGAGTACCGGCTGGTGGCCGAGTGGATCGTCGGGCTGTTCCTCGTCGGGCCGGGCGCGGCCGCGACCGCGGTCGACCCGCTGTTCGCGCCCGCGGTCCGTGTCGGGGTCGGCGTCGGGATGGCGGCCGCGACGCTGGCGTCGGTCGGACTCGGCTATCGTCGGGTGCGGGCGAGAGGCGGTGACGGCGAGAGGCGCGACCCCGCGGGGTGGCGGCGCGATGTCGGCGAGCTGGCGGTGCTGTGGGCGTGGTTCCTGCTCGCGGCACCGGTGTTCGCGATCGGGGTGTACTTCGCGCTGTGGCACGCGCTCCGACACGTCGGACGCCTCGTCCTCGTCGATCCCGAGGCCGCGAGCGCCGCGTCTGCCGGCGACGCCGTCGGGGCGCTCGCCCGCTTCGGCCGGGACGCGGCACCGCTCACGCTCGGCGGGTTCCTCGTAGTGGGCGCGGTGGGCGCGAGCGTGCCCGCCGGCGTGGCGGCACCCGGCGACCTGCTGGCCGTGTCGCTGGTCGCCATCGCCGCGATGACTTTACCCCACGTCGTTGTCGTCGCGTGGCTCGACCGACGACAGGGCGTCTGGCGTCCGGGCGTCGCTCGGTGA
- a CDS encoding GNAT family N-acetyltransferase encodes MDEIAIRDPRPGDAEPLEALITSHFSEGSSYGVDLGLDDPTYRVLVAVEAGSDGGASTDRDDAILGVMALRELSDAAAVADEMYFFDDPDLLPAAELYGHLEMGYVSEAATGRGIGSRLLERLHAIGAERGVDLFVADSWYHGGDDSPEKLFDGHDYETIHRDPIDRPAAECPKCEGECVCEGALAVRRVEGDGA; translated from the coding sequence ATGGACGAGATCGCGATCCGCGACCCGCGGCCGGGCGACGCCGAGCCGCTGGAGGCGCTCATCACCTCGCACTTCAGCGAGGGGAGTTCCTACGGCGTCGACCTCGGGCTCGACGACCCGACGTACCGCGTGCTGGTCGCGGTCGAGGCCGGAAGCGACGGCGGAGCGAGCACCGATCGCGACGACGCGATCCTCGGCGTCATGGCGCTCCGCGAACTCTCGGACGCGGCCGCCGTCGCCGACGAGATGTACTTCTTCGACGACCCGGACCTCCTCCCGGCCGCGGAGCTGTACGGTCACCTCGAAATGGGGTACGTCAGCGAGGCGGCGACCGGCCGCGGGATCGGGAGCCGGCTGCTCGAACGGCTCCACGCGATCGGAGCCGAGCGCGGCGTCGACCTGTTCGTCGCGGACTCGTGGTACCACGGGGGCGACGACTCCCCGGAGAAGCTGTTCGACGGACACGACTACGAGACGATTCATCGCGACCCGATCGACCGGCCCGCGGCCGAGTGCCCCAAATGCGAGGGCGAGTGCGTCTGCGAGGGCGCGCTCGCGGTGCGGCGAGTCGAGGGAGACGGAGCGTGA
- the uvrA gene encoding excinuclease ABC subunit UvrA has protein sequence MSKDYIEVRGAEEHNLKDLDVRIPREEFTVVTGLSGSGKSSLAFDTVYAEGQRRYIESLSAYARNFLGQMDKPQVESVEGLSPAISIDQKNAANNPRSTVGTVTELHDYLRLLYARIGTQYDPVTGEEVGEQSAQDMVNQILELPEGTRAKVAAPVVRDQKGAFEELFEELVSDGYSRVEVDDESVDLTLDDPDLDENYDHTIDVIVDRVTVSPDARSRITDSVETALEEADGALKLIVPDPPEDVPFASNARSTGSLAADAEADDRLVVEFSEELGNPNSDVQFSAIETRSFSFNSPYGACPECEGIGSTKEVDEDLVIEDPSKPLKHVFEPWSYDRTYYSRQLDNVADHFGVDLDTPFEELDEKIRRQFLYGTDDLVHFEWTTKNGTREKTERFEGVIPNLERRHVETDSERARDHIEEYMAVTTCPECEGTRLKEQSRHVLVAGTSITAVNELSIADARAHFEGMESELNERETTIAEEILKEIRARLGFMEEVGLEYLTLDREASTLSGGESQRIRLATQVGSGLVGVLYVLDEPSIGLHQRDNDRLLNTLEGLRDLGNTLIVVEHDEETMRRADEIIDMGPGPGKRGGEIVAQGDFAEVVEADESVTADYLSGRESIPVPDERRESEGELVVSGARQHNLKDLDVPIPLGTLTTVTGVSGSGKSTLVNDILYKGLAREMNDNTSVDPGDHDAIEGLDEVETVRLIDQSPIGRTPRSNPATYTDVFDHVRELFAETKLSKRRGYEKGRFSFNVKGGRCEECGGQGTVKIEMNFLSDVYVPCEECGGARYNDETLDVEYKGATIADVLDMSVAEAYDFFESHRGLERRLKLLKDVGLGYMELGQPSTTLSGGEAQRVKLAEELGKRATGDTLYLLDEPTTGLHKADERKLIDVLHRLVDAGNTVVVIEHELDLVKNADHVIDLGPEGGDGGGELVASGTPEAVARVEESHTGRYLRDMLPKVDLEGPRDDRRKPAVADDD, from the coding sequence ATGAGCAAGGACTACATCGAGGTCCGCGGCGCTGAGGAACACAACCTCAAGGACCTCGACGTCCGGATCCCGCGCGAGGAGTTCACCGTCGTCACCGGGCTGTCCGGGTCGGGGAAGTCGTCGCTCGCGTTCGACACCGTCTACGCCGAGGGACAGCGCCGGTACATCGAATCGCTGTCCGCGTACGCCCGCAACTTCCTCGGACAGATGGACAAACCGCAGGTGGAGTCCGTCGAGGGGCTCTCGCCGGCGATCTCCATCGACCAGAAGAACGCCGCGAACAACCCCCGGTCGACGGTCGGCACCGTCACCGAACTCCACGACTACCTCCGCCTCCTGTACGCCCGGATCGGCACCCAGTACGACCCCGTCACCGGCGAGGAGGTCGGCGAGCAGTCCGCACAGGACATGGTGAACCAGATCCTCGAACTCCCCGAGGGCACGCGGGCGAAGGTGGCCGCCCCAGTCGTCCGCGACCAGAAGGGGGCCTTCGAGGAGCTGTTCGAGGAGCTGGTGAGCGACGGGTACAGCCGCGTCGAGGTCGACGACGAATCGGTCGACCTGACGCTGGACGACCCCGATTTGGACGAGAACTACGACCACACGATCGACGTGATCGTCGACCGGGTCACGGTGAGCCCCGACGCCCGCTCGCGGATCACGGACTCCGTCGAGACCGCGCTGGAGGAGGCCGACGGGGCCCTCAAGCTGATCGTCCCCGACCCGCCGGAGGACGTGCCGTTCGCGTCGAACGCGCGCTCGACCGGATCGCTCGCGGCCGACGCCGAGGCCGACGACCGGCTCGTCGTGGAGTTCTCCGAGGAGCTCGGCAACCCCAACTCCGACGTCCAGTTCTCCGCGATCGAGACGCGGTCGTTCTCCTTCAACAGCCCGTACGGGGCCTGTCCCGAGTGCGAGGGGATCGGCTCGACGAAGGAGGTCGACGAGGACCTCGTGATCGAGGATCCATCGAAACCGCTCAAACACGTGTTCGAACCGTGGAGCTACGACCGCACCTACTACTCGCGACAGCTCGACAACGTCGCCGACCACTTCGGCGTCGACCTCGACACCCCTTTCGAGGAGCTGGACGAGAAGATTCGGCGGCAGTTCCTCTACGGCACCGACGACCTCGTCCACTTCGAGTGGACCACGAAGAACGGCACGCGCGAGAAGACGGAGCGGTTCGAGGGCGTCATCCCGAACTTAGAGCGCCGCCACGTCGAGACCGACTCCGAGCGCGCCCGCGACCACATCGAGGAGTATATGGCCGTGACGACCTGCCCCGAGTGCGAGGGGACGCGACTCAAGGAGCAGTCGCGGCACGTCCTCGTCGCGGGCACGTCGATCACGGCGGTCAACGAGCTGTCGATCGCCGACGCCCGAGCGCACTTCGAGGGGATGGAGTCGGAGCTGAACGAGCGCGAGACGACGATCGCCGAGGAGATCTTAAAGGAGATCCGGGCGCGGCTCGGCTTCATGGAGGAGGTCGGCTTGGAGTATCTCACGCTCGACCGCGAGGCCTCGACCCTCTCCGGCGGCGAGAGCCAGCGCATCCGGCTCGCGACGCAGGTCGGCTCCGGGCTGGTCGGCGTGTTGTACGTCTTAGACGAGCCCTCCATCGGGCTCCACCAGCGGGACAACGACCGACTCTTGAACACCCTCGAAGGGCTCCGCGATCTGGGCAACACCCTCATTGTCGTCGAACACGACGAGGAGACGATGCGTCGCGCCGACGAGATCATCGACATGGGACCGGGGCCGGGCAAGCGCGGCGGCGAGATCGTCGCGCAGGGCGACTTCGCCGAGGTGGTCGAGGCCGACGAGTCGGTGACCGCCGACTACCTCTCGGGCCGCGAGTCGATCCCGGTGCCCGACGAGCGCCGCGAGTCCGAGGGCGAACTCGTGGTGAGCGGGGCCCGCCAGCACAACCTGAAGGACCTCGACGTGCCGATCCCGCTCGGCACGCTGACGACCGTCACCGGCGTCTCCGGCTCCGGGAAGTCGACGCTCGTCAACGACATCCTGTACAAGGGGCTCGCCCGCGAGATGAACGACAACACCTCGGTCGACCCCGGCGACCACGACGCGATCGAGGGCCTCGACGAGGTCGAGACGGTGCGGCTCATCGACCAGAGCCCCATCGGGCGGACGCCCCGCTCGAACCCCGCCACGTACACCGACGTGTTCGACCACGTCCGCGAGCTGTTCGCGGAGACGAAGCTGTCGAAGCGCCGCGGCTACGAGAAGGGGCGGTTCTCGTTCAACGTGAAGGGCGGGCGCTGCGAGGAGTGCGGCGGGCAGGGGACCGTCAAGATCGAGATGAACTTCCTCTCCGACGTGTACGTCCCCTGCGAGGAGTGCGGCGGCGCGCGCTACAACGACGAGACGCTCGACGTCGAGTACAAGGGGGCGACCATCGCCGACGTGCTCGACATGAGCGTCGCGGAGGCGTACGACTTCTTCGAGAGCCACCGCGGCCTCGAACGCCGCCTCAAGCTGCTGAAAGACGTCGGGCTCGGCTACATGGAGCTCGGCCAGCCCTCGACGACGCTCTCGGGCGGCGAGGCGCAGCGCGTGAAACTCGCCGAGGAGCTGGGCAAGCGCGCGACCGGCGACACGCTGTACCTGCTCGACGAGCCGACGACGGGCCTCCACAAGGCGGACGAGCGCAAGCTGATCGACGTGCTCCACCGCCTCGTCGACGCGGGCAACACCGTGGTCGTCATCGAACACGAACTCGACCTCGTGAAGAACGCCGACCACGTGATCGACCTCGGCCCCGAGGGCGGCGACGGCGGCGGCGAACTCGTCGCCAGCGGCACGCCCGAGGCGGTCGCTCGCGTCGAGGAGTCGCACACCGGGCGCTACCTCCGGGACATGCTCCCGAAGGTCGACCTCGAAGGCCCCCGCGACGACCGCCGGAAGCCCGCGGTGGCCGACGACGACTGA
- the larE gene encoding ATP-dependent sacrificial sulfur transferase LarE, with amino-acid sequence MSQNARAVGDGSLAPETAAKAASARDALGERDGVLVAFSGGVDSAVVAALSADALGDDAVACTARSETLPAAELADAERVADEIGIRHETVTFSELDDPNFVANDGDRCYHCRTMRLGRMYETARDLGIDTVCDGTNADDPGEGHRPGLRAVEELDVFSPLLDAEISKDEVRAIADAYGLSVADKPSMACLSSRIPTGLEVTEERLTRVEKAERVLREWGFEGFRVRDHDGLARVEIAPDELERALDPAFADAVHEHLTDLGFEYVTLDMAGYRTGSVSPGGDEEGSDDAADDRESSGTSDDGVDLGRQYPR; translated from the coding sequence ATGAGCCAGAACGCGCGAGCCGTCGGCGACGGGTCGCTCGCGCCCGAGACGGCGGCGAAGGCGGCGAGCGCCCGCGACGCGCTCGGCGAGCGCGACGGCGTCCTCGTCGCGTTCTCCGGCGGAGTCGACTCCGCGGTGGTCGCGGCCTTGTCGGCGGACGCGCTCGGCGACGACGCCGTGGCGTGCACCGCCCGCAGCGAGACGCTCCCGGCGGCGGAGCTGGCGGACGCGGAGCGGGTCGCCGACGAGATCGGGATCCGCCACGAGACGGTGACGTTCTCCGAGCTGGACGACCCGAACTTCGTCGCCAACGACGGCGACCGCTGTTACCACTGCCGGACGATGCGGCTCGGCCGGATGTACGAGACCGCCCGCGATCTCGGGATCGACACGGTCTGCGACGGGACGAACGCCGACGACCCCGGTGAGGGCCACCGCCCCGGCCTCCGCGCAGTCGAGGAGCTGGACGTGTTCTCGCCGCTTCTGGACGCCGAGATTTCGAAGGACGAGGTCCGCGCGATCGCCGACGCCTACGGCCTGTCGGTAGCCGACAAGCCCTCGATGGCGTGTCTCTCCTCGCGGATCCCGACCGGGCTGGAGGTGACCGAGGAGCGGCTGACCCGCGTCGAGAAGGCCGAGCGGGTCCTCCGGGAGTGGGGCTTCGAGGGGTTCCGGGTGCGCGACCACGACGGGCTCGCGCGCGTCGAGATCGCGCCCGACGAACTGGAGCGCGCGCTCGACCCCGCCTTCGCCGACGCCGTCCACGAACACCTCACCGACCTCGGCTTCGAGTACGTCACGCTCGACATGGCCGGCTACCGGACGGGGAGCGTGAGTCCGGGCGGCGACGAGGAGGGTTCGGACGACGCGGCCGACGACCGCGAGTCGAGCGGCACGAGCGACGACGGCGTCGACCTCGGCCGGCAGTATCCGCGCTGA
- a CDS encoding helix-hairpin-helix domain-containing protein, producing the protein MELEAIPGVGTKTAAALRELDDPAATVESGDVAAIARAPGVNEARAARIARGAIRRRHDDEGRVLATDRARELYREAIDLLRERTVTDYAAKRLETFYPSASASRIAEAQSFAAAATERDPDPAVREALADCAPLSDPPTVRVRDRCLATADAETLARAEAAVPELSVETVEDARDVSELGRSYASVIVLDESFAGLDVEGDVAVRPDALETPAETVPERLLTFFAENRDRLEAAAAVHETAGIAADAPVDLDRLRDALSRLDDDGTIAGDAELDRLTAAVDDLDAAVSTAASVADDRLREAIRERDVTIEGTDFLSLVEQGARVDSLLDRELADEYDEAVDAARDHLADALRLKPEEAELAERVFGGDPSFPVDHDESAVSRLRTELSAARDRRAARLKADLASDLGDLREPVETLVRDALELDVELAISRFARDFDCTLPEVVDPEAESPEAGGDGEGTGGFRIEGGRSPLLDVDFADVEPVDYTVSGATLLSGVNSGGKTSTLDLVALVVVLAQMGLPVPAESATVERFEEIHYYAKSQGTLDAGAFEATLRDFGDLVDGADGRLVLVDELESITEPGASAKIIAGILEALDDQHATAVFVSHLAREIRDAADFEIAVDGIEAAGLVDGELWVNRSPKKGHLARSTPELIVEKLADDRGGEFYGDLLEKF; encoded by the coding sequence ATGGAGCTGGAGGCGATCCCCGGCGTCGGGACCAAGACGGCCGCGGCGCTGCGCGAACTGGACGACCCGGCCGCGACCGTCGAGTCCGGCGACGTGGCCGCCATCGCCCGCGCGCCGGGCGTCAACGAGGCTCGCGCGGCCCGCATCGCCCGCGGGGCGATCCGCCGCCGCCACGACGACGAGGGGCGCGTGCTTGCCACCGACCGCGCCCGCGAGCTGTACCGGGAGGCGATCGACCTGCTGCGCGAGCGCACCGTCACCGACTACGCCGCGAAGCGGCTGGAGACGTTCTACCCGAGCGCGTCCGCCTCGCGGATCGCGGAGGCGCAGTCGTTCGCGGCCGCGGCGACCGAGCGCGACCCCGACCCCGCGGTCCGCGAGGCGCTCGCGGACTGCGCGCCGCTCTCGGACCCCCCGACCGTTCGCGTCCGCGACCGCTGTCTCGCGACCGCCGACGCCGAGACGCTCGCGCGCGCCGAGGCGGCCGTCCCCGAACTCTCCGTCGAGACCGTCGAGGACGCGCGCGACGTCTCCGAACTCGGGCGCTCGTACGCCTCCGTGATCGTCTTAGACGAGTCGTTCGCGGGCCTCGACGTCGAGGGCGACGTGGCCGTCCGCCCGGACGCCCTCGAAACCCCGGCGGAGACGGTTCCCGAGCGACTGCTGACCTTCTTCGCGGAGAACCGCGACCGGCTGGAGGCGGCCGCGGCGGTCCACGAGACGGCCGGTATCGCGGCCGACGCACCGGTGGACCTCGACCGCCTCCGAGACGCGCTCTCGCGGCTCGACGACGACGGCACCATCGCCGGCGACGCGGAGCTGGACCGACTCACGGCCGCCGTCGACGACCTCGACGCCGCGGTGTCGACGGCGGCGTCGGTCGCCGACGACCGCCTGCGCGAGGCGATCCGCGAGCGCGACGTCACCATCGAGGGGACCGACTTCCTCTCCCTCGTCGAGCAGGGCGCTCGCGTCGACTCCCTGCTCGACCGCGAACTGGCCGACGAGTACGACGAGGCGGTCGACGCCGCCCGCGACCACCTCGCCGACGCGCTCCGTCTGAAGCCCGAGGAGGCGGAGCTGGCCGAGCGCGTCTTCGGCGGCGACCCCTCGTTCCCGGTCGACCACGACGAGAGCGCGGTCTCGCGGCTTCGTACCGAGCTTTCCGCGGCCCGCGACCGCCGCGCCGCGAGGCTGAAGGCCGACCTCGCGAGCGACCTCGGCGACCTCCGCGAGCCGGTCGAGACGCTCGTCCGCGACGCCTTAGAACTCGACGTCGAACTCGCGATCTCTCGGTTCGCTCGCGACTTCGACTGTACGCTGCCGGAGGTGGTCGACCCGGAAGCGGAGAGCCCGGAGGCAGGCGGCGACGGGGAGGGCACGGGCGGATTCCGCATCGAGGGCGGCCGCTCCCCGCTGCTCGACGTCGACTTCGCCGACGTGGAGCCGGTGGACTACACCGTCTCGGGCGCGACGCTTCTCTCCGGGGTCAACTCCGGCGGCAAGACCTCGACGCTCGATCTGGTCGCCCTCGTCGTCGTGCTCGCGCAGATGGGGCTGCCCGTCCCCGCCGAGTCCGCCACGGTCGAGCGCTTCGAGGAGATACACTACTACGCGAAGTCGCAGGGGACCCTCGACGCGGGCGCGTTCGAGGCCACGCTCCGGGACTTCGGCGACCTCGTCGACGGCGCGGACGGCCGCCTCGTCTTGGTCGACGAACTGGAGTCGATCACCGAGCCGGGGGCCTCCGCGAAGATCATCGCGGGCATCCTCGAAGCGCTCGACGACCAGCACGCGACCGCGGTCTTCGTCTCGCACCTGGCCCGCGAAATCAGGGACGCCGCGGACTTCGAGATCGCGGTCGACGGCATCGAGGCCGCGGGGCTCGTCGACGGCGAACTCTGGGTGAACCGCTCGCCGAAGAAGGGCCACCTCGCGCGGTCGACGCCGGAGCTCATCGTCGAGAAGCTCGCGGACGACCGCGGCGGCGAGTTCTACGGCGATCTGCTAGAGAAGTTCTGA